A single region of the uncultured Draconibacterium sp. genome encodes:
- a CDS encoding 1-acyl-sn-glycerol-3-phosphate acyltransferase, which produces MKYEKWSLGYWLLKQYVRFVDWIIHKKIILNGTENIPRNKPILIAPNHQNALSDPMAILLHTRFQPVWLARADIFKPGIITLALRFLKIMPVYRMRDGKDQLAKNEKTFADSIKVLENNCALALFPEAAHSAKRQMLSHKKAVPRIVFQAEEKAENNLDIHIVPTGIYYSSYWKFNRSVMVNFGKPLLVNDFLEAYNENPSAATLTLRDALEKAIEPLTINIKSKENYEIFELIRAIYGKAFARKTGQQNGFVQRFKSDQQLVKKLDELEPNNKEKTEKICNAAKRFDAQVRKYGLRSWLVENPENNFWKLGFNKLLLLITLPVFAYGFLFNAIPFIAIDTIVRKKIKDFAFWSSFSLVLGFTLFPIVYLLELWAVAAWLPLWWHKLLFIVSLPFAGKLAFRWYILLLKTIGRGRLFILKAFRKQQWQSLKNQQEKLFDELDKIV; this is translated from the coding sequence ATGAAATACGAAAAGTGGTCATTGGGATACTGGCTGTTAAAACAGTATGTCCGTTTTGTCGACTGGATCATACATAAGAAAATTATCTTAAACGGGACAGAAAACATCCCCCGGAATAAACCAATACTTATTGCCCCCAACCATCAGAATGCTTTAAGCGACCCGATGGCTATACTACTACACACCCGTTTTCAGCCGGTGTGGCTGGCCCGTGCCGATATTTTTAAACCCGGCATTATTACGCTGGCATTACGTTTTCTGAAAATCATGCCCGTTTACCGCATGCGCGACGGGAAAGATCAGCTCGCAAAAAATGAAAAAACTTTTGCCGACTCGATAAAAGTACTGGAAAATAATTGTGCACTGGCGCTTTTTCCTGAGGCTGCTCACTCGGCAAAACGACAAATGTTATCGCACAAAAAAGCGGTTCCGCGTATTGTTTTTCAGGCAGAGGAAAAAGCCGAAAATAACCTCGACATCCATATTGTGCCAACCGGAATTTATTACAGCAGTTACTGGAAATTTAACCGCAGTGTGATGGTTAATTTTGGCAAGCCGTTGTTGGTGAATGATTTTCTGGAAGCCTATAATGAAAACCCCAGCGCTGCGACGCTGACTTTACGCGATGCGCTTGAAAAAGCGATTGAACCACTTACAATAAACATTAAAAGCAAAGAGAATTACGAAATTTTCGAGCTTATCCGGGCGATTTACGGAAAAGCTTTTGCCCGAAAAACAGGCCAGCAAAATGGATTTGTTCAGCGCTTTAAAAGCGATCAGCAACTGGTAAAAAAGCTCGATGAGCTGGAACCCAACAATAAAGAAAAAACGGAAAAGATTTGCAACGCCGCAAAACGATTCGACGCACAAGTGCGGAAATATGGTTTGCGCTCGTGGCTGGTTGAAAATCCCGAAAATAACTTCTGGAAACTTGGCTTCAATAAACTGCTTTTGCTGATCACCCTGCCGGTTTTTGCTTATGGATTTCTATTCAACGCCATACCCTTTATTGCCATCGATACCATTGTGCGAAAAAAGATAAAAGACTTTGCCTTTTGGAGTTCGTTTTCACTGGTTTTGGGTTTTACCCTCTTCCCTATTGTTTATTTACTCGAGCTCTGGGCGGTAGCTGCGTGGCTTCCTTTATGGTGGCACAAATTGTTGTTTATTGTTTCGCTGCCATTTGCCGGAAAACTGGCTTTTCGCTGGTACATTCTTTTGCTAAAAACAATTGGCAGAGGCCGGCTTTTCATTCTAAAGGCATTCAGAAAACAACAGTGGCAAAGCTTAAAAAATCAGCAGGAAAAACTTTTTGATGAACTGGACAAAATAGTCTGA
- a CDS encoding DNA alkylation repair protein has translation MADKLKDILFPLEKVQLFATVLKEVYPPFQSEEFVAAVCDQDWPERELKEKMRHTTLCLHQFLPQDFEKAVEILVAIVPKVTGFEAIVLPDYVEVYGQEHWDIALPALGKLTICGSSEFGIRPFLNKDLEGAMKYMLAWADSDDFKVRRFASEGCRPRLPWASGVPALKKDPSLILPILEKLKDDPEEFVRKSVANNLNDISKDHPELVLEICERWQGKSKNTDWIIKHACRTLLKQGNKRAMLLFGFANPELMKVEDFQLSNTSPAIGDDISFSFNLALNIKQKQKVRIEYIVHFVKTNGKTSPKVFQIKEVEMKPGKHAISKKHTFKNMSTRKHYPGEHTFEIVINGEVKASAQLQLS, from the coding sequence ATGGCCGACAAACTTAAAGACATCCTGTTCCCGTTGGAGAAAGTACAACTTTTCGCAACCGTTTTAAAAGAAGTGTATCCGCCGTTTCAGTCGGAAGAATTTGTTGCCGCAGTGTGCGATCAAGACTGGCCGGAGCGCGAGTTGAAAGAAAAGATGCGGCATACCACTTTATGCCTGCATCAATTTCTTCCACAGGATTTTGAAAAAGCTGTTGAAATTCTGGTGGCCATTGTACCAAAAGTTACCGGTTTCGAGGCCATTGTTTTACCCGACTATGTTGAGGTTTACGGCCAGGAACACTGGGATATTGCACTGCCGGCGTTGGGTAAATTGACCATATGCGGAAGTTCTGAATTTGGTATCCGACCGTTTCTAAATAAGGACTTAGAAGGCGCCATGAAATATATGCTGGCCTGGGCCGACAGCGATGATTTTAAAGTAAGACGCTTTGCCAGCGAAGGATGTCGTCCCCGCCTGCCATGGGCTTCGGGAGTGCCGGCTTTGAAAAAAGATCCGTCGTTGATCCTGCCAATTCTGGAGAAACTAAAAGACGACCCGGAGGAATTTGTGCGAAAAAGTGTGGCGAATAACCTGAACGACATTTCGAAAGACCACCCCGAACTGGTGCTTGAGATTTGCGAGCGCTGGCAGGGAAAATCAAAGAATACCGACTGGATTATAAAACATGCCTGCCGCACCCTGCTCAAACAAGGAAACAAAAGAGCGATGCTGCTGTTTGGCTTTGCCAATCCGGAGTTAATGAAAGTGGAGGATTTTCAGCTTTCAAATACTTCGCCGGCAATTGGCGACGATATTTCGTTTAGTTTCAATCTCGCCCTCAATATAAAACAAAAGCAAAAAGTGCGGATCGAGTACATCGTTCACTTTGTAAAGACTAACGGCAAAACATCGCCAAAAGTTTTTCAGATAAAAGAAGTGGAAATGAAACCGGGCAAACACGCGATCAGCAAAAAACATACATTCAAAAATATGAGCACCCGCAAACATTACCCCGGCGAACACACCTTCGAAATTGTAATAAACGGCGAAGTAAAAGCTTCAGCCCAACTTCAACTTAGTTAA
- a CDS encoding GNAT family N-acetyltransferase, whose product MDINIRKATEKDFPAIFGLITELAEYEESLDKVSNSLELMYEQKDYFNCYVAETEEKEIIGMALYYFSYYTWVGKTLYLDDLYVKEAWRGNGLGTRLMDKMFEVAKAEKCNRFRLQVLNWNEPAIKLYEKSGFTVDKTWYNCDFENL is encoded by the coding sequence ATGGATATTAATATAAGAAAAGCGACAGAGAAAGATTTCCCGGCAATATTCGGGCTGATTACGGAACTGGCAGAATATGAAGAAAGCCTTGACAAGGTGAGTAATTCGCTGGAACTAATGTACGAGCAGAAAGACTACTTTAATTGTTATGTGGCCGAAACTGAAGAAAAGGAAATCATTGGAATGGCACTTTACTATTTCTCGTACTATACCTGGGTAGGAAAAACCTTGTACCTCGACGACCTGTATGTAAAGGAGGCCTGGCGTGGCAACGGATTGGGCACGCGTTTAATGGATAAAATGTTTGAAGTAGCCAAAGCCGAAAAGTGCAATCGCTTCCGTCTGCAAGTACTGAATTGGAATGAGCCCGCAATCAAACTCTACGAAAAAAGCGGTTTTACCGTAGACAAAACGTGGTATAATTGTGACTTTGAAAATTTGTAA
- a CDS encoding DUF4884 domain-containing protein: MKTIQKAIGGALLLGFTACSGVQKLPVSTNKSDNNDTYFVSYLFEYDGCKVYRFYDRGEYIYFTNCQGDVTSFVSDSTHTRIENHIRIEAQE; this comes from the coding sequence ATGAAAACAATTCAGAAAGCCATTGGTGGAGCTCTGTTGCTGGGATTTACAGCCTGCTCGGGAGTTCAGAAACTGCCTGTTTCAACGAATAAATCGGACAACAACGATACCTATTTTGTTTCTTACTTGTTTGAATACGACGGCTGCAAGGTGTATCGATTCTATGATCGTGGGGAATACATTTATTTTACTAATTGCCAAGGTGATGTAACCAGCTTCGTCAGCGATTCAACACATACGAGAATTGAAAACCATATTCGCATTGAAGCTCAGGAATAA
- a CDS encoding GNAT family N-acetyltransferase → MIQIREAQTEDAGIILECIKGLAVHVDQLEMVTATEQDIRNTIFASDTHVKVFVAENEDKKVCGFTLVFKSFSTFKATTNYHIEDLFVFPEYRKLGIGAMLMKHLKTFAKNEGAKVIDWYVNNRNHSAMDFYDQIGAKKLDYKSIYYFEV, encoded by the coding sequence ATGATACAAATCAGAGAAGCCCAAACAGAAGATGCCGGAATTATTTTAGAATGTATTAAAGGCCTTGCCGTTCACGTTGACCAGCTTGAAATGGTTACGGCCACCGAGCAGGATATTCGTAACACCATTTTTGCCTCTGATACGCATGTGAAGGTTTTTGTGGCCGAAAACGAAGACAAAAAAGTTTGTGGATTTACGCTTGTTTTTAAATCGTTCTCCACATTTAAAGCGACTACCAATTACCACATCGAAGACCTATTTGTTTTTCCGGAATACCGTAAACTGGGCATTGGCGCCATGCTGATGAAACACCTGAAAACCTTTGCCAAAAACGAAGGCGCAAAGGTGATTGACTGGTATGTTAACAACCGAAACCATAGTGCCATGGACTTTTACGACCAGATTGGCGCGAAAAAACTCGATTACAAATCGATTTATTATTTCGAGGTTTAA
- a CDS encoding PAS domain S-box protein, which produces MKDSEKSREQLIEELNKLRGAYNELKNKNNNQTTTTENSLLADIDFSSKVMESLPGIFYIYTYPELRLVLWNKNHEHLLGYKHNEIGNRYIMDWHVPGAESAVQEAIDYVMKHGQNTIEAPLVHKNGEIIPFLLNGIRFESANQQYLLGFGIKITEQKKLEQELKESEALFRLMAENSTDMIARHDKNGVFIYASPSCRTLLGFTPEELVGRSAFEFIHPDDLKLVEDSLQSISKESYISTTTFRIRCKDGNYTWFETKSKAIFDDETHEVVEIHASSRDVTARVLAKQKLKENEQKLNALFTSMTEMVVLHDLVFDENKTPVNYRIIDCNDAFTKITGIPKEQAVGKLSTEVYQTQEAPYLKEFSGVAISGKSYEYESYFAPMDKYFMISVVSPAKNKFATITSDITQMKLIQESIKSNEEKQRSMIANISDVIAIVDKNGNNAYKSPNIERIFGWKPEELIGKSTFDLVHPDDLLIAQDFFTDLLAGSESSSNNFEFRYRCKDNSYKWVALTATNQLDNPVINGILLNYRDINPKKEAETELILAKEKAEEANKLKTEFLNNMSHEIRTPMNGIIGFSEMLDEPNISDEKRRYYSKIVQNSSHQLLRIIDDILEISTLETKQEKLNETEFSLNDLIMELFSIFDLNSKERNIPIYVKKALPDEQSNITTDRTKLNKILSNLLENALKYTNEGMIEMGYFIENDLLKLYVKDTGIGISPKNHQLIFERFSQENKEMSRKHGGLGLGLSISKENAQLLGGDITLTSEKDKGSTFYVTIPYKPAQTGNDKTTEISITPKEADSKYTILIAEDEEVNYLYLEALLRNEIKGNIELIHAKNGKEAVDICARNKTIDLVLMDIKMPIMNGYEASERIKSQFPDLPIIAQTAYSTDSDRELAIKHGYVDFISKPINKEKLFGMINKFQNKK; this is translated from the coding sequence ATGAAAGATTCTGAAAAATCAAGAGAACAGCTTATTGAAGAATTGAATAAGTTAAGGGGAGCCTACAATGAACTTAAAAACAAGAATAACAATCAAACCACCACTACCGAAAATTCACTTTTAGCTGATATAGATTTTTCAAGTAAGGTTATGGAATCCTTACCCGGAATTTTTTATATATACACTTATCCGGAATTAAGATTGGTGTTATGGAATAAAAACCACGAACATCTTTTAGGATACAAACATAATGAAATTGGTAACCGCTATATCATGGATTGGCATGTGCCCGGTGCAGAATCGGCAGTGCAGGAAGCTATCGATTATGTAATGAAGCATGGACAAAATACAATAGAAGCTCCATTGGTACATAAAAATGGTGAAATTATTCCGTTTTTATTAAACGGAATACGATTCGAATCGGCAAATCAGCAATATTTACTGGGCTTTGGTATTAAAATTACCGAACAGAAAAAACTTGAACAAGAGCTTAAAGAAAGTGAAGCTTTGTTCAGGCTCATGGCTGAAAATTCAACCGACATGATTGCCCGTCATGATAAAAATGGTGTCTTTATTTACGCATCCCCTTCGTGCAGAACTTTGCTCGGATTTACACCGGAAGAGTTAGTTGGCCGTTCTGCCTTCGAATTTATACACCCCGATGATCTTAAACTGGTTGAAGACTCACTTCAGAGTATTTCTAAAGAATCCTACATTTCAACAACCACTTTCAGAATAAGATGTAAAGATGGTAACTATACATGGTTTGAAACCAAAAGCAAAGCGATTTTTGATGATGAAACCCATGAGGTCGTTGAAATTCACGCATCAAGCAGAGATGTTACGGCACGCGTGCTTGCCAAGCAAAAATTAAAAGAAAATGAACAAAAATTAAATGCTTTATTTACCTCGATGACTGAAATGGTTGTATTGCACGATTTAGTTTTTGATGAAAACAAAACACCCGTCAACTATCGCATAATTGATTGCAATGACGCATTTACTAAAATCACCGGGATACCAAAAGAGCAAGCTGTAGGCAAGTTAAGTACCGAGGTATATCAAACTCAGGAAGCCCCCTATTTAAAAGAATTTTCTGGTGTTGCTATAAGTGGAAAAAGCTATGAATATGAGTCCTATTTTGCTCCAATGGACAAATACTTTATGATATCGGTAGTTTCTCCAGCAAAAAATAAATTTGCCACCATTACCTCCGATATAACACAAATGAAACTCATACAGGAATCAATTAAATCGAATGAAGAAAAGCAGCGATCGATGATCGCTAATATTTCTGATGTTATTGCCATTGTCGATAAAAATGGCAACAATGCTTATAAAAGCCCAAATATTGAACGAATTTTTGGTTGGAAACCAGAAGAACTTATTGGTAAAAGCACCTTTGATTTGGTACATCCCGATGATCTGTTGATAGCACAAGATTTTTTTACGGACTTACTTGCCGGTTCCGAGTCATCATCCAATAATTTTGAATTTCGGTACAGATGCAAAGACAACTCTTACAAGTGGGTAGCTTTAACAGCCACAAACCAACTTGATAATCCCGTAATTAATGGAATATTATTAAATTATCGTGATATAAATCCCAAAAAAGAAGCCGAAACCGAATTAATTCTCGCCAAAGAAAAAGCGGAAGAAGCCAATAAGCTTAAAACGGAATTTCTAAATAATATGTCGCATGAAATCCGTACACCTATGAATGGCATTATCGGATTTTCCGAAATGCTGGATGAACCTAATATATCTGACGAAAAGAGAAGATATTATTCAAAAATAGTACAAAACAGCAGTCATCAGCTTTTGAGGATAATAGACGATATTCTGGAGATTTCAACACTGGAAACCAAACAAGAAAAATTAAATGAAACGGAGTTTAGTTTGAATGATTTAATAATGGAATTATTTTCAATATTTGATTTAAACTCAAAAGAAAGAAATATCCCTATTTATGTAAAAAAAGCATTGCCGGATGAGCAAAGCAACATAACAACAGATAGAACAAAACTTAATAAGATATTGAGCAACCTCCTGGAAAATGCATTAAAATACACCAATGAAGGAATGATCGAAATGGGTTATTTTATCGAAAATGATTTGTTAAAGCTCTATGTTAAAGACACCGGAATTGGTATTTCTCCTAAAAACCACCAGCTTATTTTCGAACGTTTTTCACAGGAAAACAAAGAAATGTCGCGTAAACATGGAGGATTAGGATTAGGTTTATCAATATCGAAAGAAAATGCACAGCTTTTGGGAGGAGATATTACGCTTACATCGGAGAAAGATAAAGGTTCAACTTTTTACGTAACCATACCCTATAAACCTGCCCAAACCGGGAATGATAAAACAACAGAAATTTCCATTACCCCTAAAGAGGCCGATAGTAAGTACACCATTCTTATTGCAGAAGATGAAGAAGTGAACTATTTGTATCTGGAGGCTTTATTGAGAAATGAAATCAAAGGGAATATCGAATTAATACATGCTAAAAACGGAAAGGAGGCGGTTGACATTTGCGCCCGGAACAAAACTATTGACCTCGTTTTAATGGATATTAAAATGCCAATAATGAACGGATATGAAGCCTCTGAAAGAATAAAATCTCAGTTTCCCGATTTGCCGATAATTGCCCAAACAGCCTATTCCACAGATTCCGACAGGGAATTGGCCATAAAACATGGATATGTCGACTTTATTTCAAAACCAATAAACAAAGAAAAATTATTTGGAATGATAAATAAATTCCAGAATAAGAAATAA
- a CDS encoding helix-turn-helix domain-containing protein, which translates to METGKLIKELRIKKGMTQEELAEKTEVSSRTIQRIENGQVDPRSYTLQMIAKALEVDFSLFTANETGESEEWEHDNNTWLGFLHLSGILPLVFPTVLMWRTKKHKTKAMSLHYRSIISLQLLICGVLVGCLWVYWKANITTPLVGILLINTLLSITNTVKVLNGEPYIPSPFRKNETPDY; encoded by the coding sequence ATGGAAACAGGAAAACTCATAAAAGAATTACGGATAAAAAAAGGCATGACCCAGGAAGAGCTGGCCGAAAAAACAGAAGTGAGCAGCCGAACTATTCAGCGTATCGAAAACGGGCAGGTAGATCCGCGCTCTTATACACTTCAGATGATCGCAAAAGCACTGGAAGTCGATTTTAGTTTGTTCACAGCCAACGAAACCGGGGAAAGTGAGGAATGGGAACACGACAACAACACCTGGTTAGGATTTCTACATTTGAGTGGTATCCTTCCGCTTGTGTTTCCTACGGTGCTGATGTGGCGGACAAAAAAGCACAAAACAAAAGCGATGTCCCTCCATTATCGTTCCATTATTAGCCTGCAACTTTTGATTTGTGGCGTTCTTGTGGGCTGCCTGTGGGTTTACTGGAAAGCCAACATAACAACTCCTCTTGTTGGAATACTTTTAATAAACACACTGCTTTCCATTACAAATACTGTAAAAGTGCTGAATGGCGAACCCTATATTCCTTCGCCATTTAGAAAAAACGAAACCCCGGATTATTAG